One region of Rhodocaloribacter litoris genomic DNA includes:
- a CDS encoding methyltransferase domain-containing protein, with protein MIHPKQPVTPAEVARHYDTLDIFYREVWGEHLHHGLWRRRFEAPGRAVEHLVDHVAGAAGLQPGEVVCDVGCGYGATARYLARHYDAHVTGWTVSKVQFIQAVARDARNENLRYRHGDWLANNHPDGTFDVVLAIESLAHLPDKAAFFREAYRVLRPGGRLAVCAWLAADGARPWAVRHLLEPICREGRLPGLGTLTDYAAMAEAAGFRNVRHEDLSRRVARTWSVVLRRLAWRLLTRPRYARFLLDGRHADRVFLRTVVRLRLAYALGAFRYGLLVAEKPPVSSRAG; from the coding sequence ATGATCCACCCGAAGCAGCCCGTCACCCCGGCGGAGGTGGCCCGGCACTACGACACGCTCGACATCTTCTACCGGGAGGTGTGGGGCGAGCACCTGCACCACGGCCTGTGGCGGCGCCGGTTCGAGGCACCCGGGCGGGCCGTGGAGCACCTGGTCGACCACGTGGCCGGGGCCGCCGGCCTGCAGCCGGGCGAAGTCGTCTGCGACGTCGGGTGCGGCTATGGCGCCACGGCCCGCTACCTGGCCCGGCACTACGACGCGCACGTCACCGGCTGGACGGTCTCAAAGGTGCAGTTCATCCAGGCCGTGGCCCGCGACGCCCGCAACGAGAACCTCCGGTACCGCCACGGCGACTGGCTGGCGAACAACCACCCGGACGGGACTTTCGACGTGGTGCTGGCCATCGAGAGCCTGGCCCACCTGCCCGACAAGGCCGCGTTCTTCCGCGAGGCATACCGGGTGCTGCGGCCCGGCGGGCGGCTGGCGGTGTGCGCCTGGCTGGCCGCCGACGGCGCCCGCCCCTGGGCCGTGCGCCACCTGCTCGAGCCCATCTGCCGCGAGGGACGCCTGCCGGGTCTGGGCACCCTGACGGACTACGCGGCGATGGCGGAGGCGGCCGGCTTCCGGAACGTGCGGCACGAGGACCTGAGCCGGCGCGTCGCCCGCACCTGGTCCGTGGTGCTGCGGCGGCTGGCGTGGAGGCTGCTCACCCGCCCCCGCTACGCCCGTTTCCTCCTCGACGGCCGGCACGCGGACCGCGTCTTCCTGCGCACCGTCGTGCGCCTGCGCCTGGCCTATGCGCTGGGTGCCTTCCGCTACGGCCTGCTGGTGGCCGAGAAGCCGCCGGTCAGTTCGAGGGCGGGCTGA
- a CDS encoding heavy metal-responsive transcriptional regulator, giving the protein MTIGTLAKRAGVKRSTVRYYERRGLLPAPARRRSGYREYTEEHVRRLRFIRRAQALGFTLAEIGELMALRVEPEGRAGDVRRRVVRKLEDVEARIRDLEALRAVLLELVGACAGAGSTAACPILEALAEGSEKLIPLETPHQGAGRNPP; this is encoded by the coding sequence ATGACCATTGGCACGCTGGCAAAACGCGCCGGGGTAAAGCGCTCTACGGTGCGGTACTACGAACGCCGGGGGCTGCTGCCGGCCCCCGCGCGGCGCCGCTCCGGATACCGCGAGTACACCGAAGAGCACGTCCGCCGGCTCCGCTTCATCCGCCGGGCGCAGGCCCTGGGCTTTACCCTGGCCGAGATCGGGGAACTGATGGCACTGCGGGTCGAGCCGGAAGGCCGGGCCGGCGACGTGCGCCGCCGGGTCGTCCGGAAGCTCGAGGACGTGGAGGCCCGGATCCGGGACCTGGAGGCCCTGCGGGCCGTCCTCCTCGAACTCGTCGGGGCGTGTGCCGGCGCGGGGTCCACGGCTGCCTGCCCCATCCTGGAGGCCCTGGCAGAAGGATCGGAAAAATTAATTCCTCTGGAAACCCCGCACCAGGGTGCCGGGCGTAACCCCCCGTGA
- a CDS encoding thioredoxin family protein, which yields MTTTRKVEIYSAGCPVCAETIAQVRALACPSCEVTVADVHDPAVAERAAALGIRSLPAVAVDGRLADCCAGRGVDGDVLRRLGVGVPR from the coding sequence ATGACCACGACACGCAAAGTAGAGATCTATTCCGCGGGCTGCCCGGTCTGTGCCGAGACCATCGCGCAGGTGCGGGCGCTGGCCTGCCCCTCGTGCGAGGTAACGGTGGCGGACGTGCACGACCCGGCCGTGGCCGAGCGGGCCGCGGCGCTGGGCATCCGCAGCCTGCCGGCGGTCGCCGTCGACGGGCGCCTGGCTGACTGCTGTGCCGGGCGCGGCGTCGACGGCGACGTGCTCCGGCGCCTCGGGGTGGGCGTGCCCCGCTGA
- a CDS encoding sodium-dependent transporter, whose translation MKQSSAHEAWGTRLGLILAMAGNAVGLGNFLRFPTQATNHGGGSFMITYFIALLLLGIPLMWIEWGLGRHGGRYRKGHIPGMFASVWRHPAAKYVGVLGLVIPFVVLTYYTCIESWTLAFTFFSITKDYWGLETQEAMIGYLRSFQSVGDPSMHGAFMPFVFFLATLSINIWIVSKGISGGIERLAKIGMPLLFLFALVLAIVVCTMPARPDIGATPADGFQFIYRPDLSGLKSPAVWLASAGQIFFTLSVGMGTLQTYASYLRSKDDILLSGLATSATNETAEVVLGGSIAIPAAVVFFGVTGATQIAASGAFNLGFATMPVVFQQLPFGHVLAFMWFGLLFFAGITSSVAMATPMMAFFREEFGLRREPVAWGLGAAVLLFGLFHIAWLDYGFLDEWDYWGGTFGLSLFAVAEVIIFMWIFKPENAWHTIHEGADIRLPGVFKFIMTYITPAYLFAIFLWWSISDALPILAMDKTPTGDPYAPEARPYIIIARLVILLLFAAFLILIRIAWKRNRYDDRAGFTEVEELASSSTTSTGLNL comes from the coding sequence ATGAAGCAAAGCAGCGCCCATGAAGCCTGGGGGACTCGCCTCGGGCTGATCCTGGCCATGGCGGGAAATGCCGTGGGACTCGGCAACTTCCTCCGCTTCCCGACGCAGGCCACCAACCACGGCGGAGGATCCTTTATGATCACGTATTTCATCGCGCTCCTCCTGCTCGGCATCCCGCTTATGTGGATCGAATGGGGACTCGGCCGTCATGGGGGGCGATACCGCAAGGGACATATCCCCGGCATGTTCGCCTCCGTCTGGCGACATCCGGCGGCAAAGTACGTGGGGGTCCTGGGCCTGGTCATCCCGTTCGTGGTTCTGACCTATTACACCTGTATCGAGAGCTGGACCCTGGCTTTCACCTTCTTCTCCATCACGAAGGATTACTGGGGCCTCGAAACACAGGAAGCCATGATCGGCTACCTGCGATCCTTTCAATCCGTCGGCGACCCGAGCATGCACGGGGCCTTCATGCCGTTCGTCTTCTTCCTCGCCACGCTCTCCATCAACATATGGATCGTCTCGAAAGGCATCTCGGGAGGCATCGAGCGGCTTGCGAAAATCGGCATGCCGCTCCTCTTTCTCTTCGCCCTCGTGCTGGCCATCGTGGTCTGTACGATGCCTGCACGCCCGGACATCGGAGCAACCCCCGCCGATGGTTTCCAGTTCATCTACCGGCCGGACCTGTCCGGGCTCAAAAGCCCTGCGGTCTGGCTGGCCTCAGCCGGCCAGATCTTCTTCACGCTTTCCGTCGGCATGGGAACGCTCCAGACGTATGCCTCCTACCTGCGCTCCAAAGACGACATCCTGCTTTCCGGTCTTGCCACCTCAGCCACAAACGAAACCGCCGAGGTTGTGCTCGGCGGCTCGATCGCCATTCCAGCCGCCGTGGTCTTCTTCGGGGTTACGGGTGCCACCCAGATCGCCGCGTCGGGCGCGTTCAACCTCGGGTTCGCCACCATGCCCGTAGTGTTTCAGCAGCTCCCCTTCGGCCACGTGCTGGCCTTCATGTGGTTCGGCCTGCTGTTCTTCGCAGGAATCACCTCCTCTGTCGCCATGGCAACGCCGATGATGGCCTTCTTCCGGGAAGAGTTCGGCCTGCGCCGCGAACCGGTCGCATGGGGACTCGGGGCCGCCGTGCTCCTGTTCGGCCTCTTTCACATCGCCTGGCTGGACTATGGCTTCCTGGATGAATGGGACTACTGGGGCGGCACGTTCGGCCTTTCGCTTTTCGCGGTGGCCGAAGTCATCATCTTCATGTGGATCTTCAAACCCGAGAACGCCTGGCACACGATCCACGAAGGCGCCGACATCCGACTGCCAGGCGTCTTCAAGTTCATCATGACGTACATCACACCCGCTTACCTCTTTGCCATCTTCCTCTGGTGGAGCATTTCGGATGCCCTGCCGATTCTGGCAATGGACAAAACCCCTACCGGAGACCCCTATGCGCCGGAAGCCAGGCCCTACATCATCATCGCTCGCCTTGTGATCCTCCTCCTCTTTGCGGCATTCCTCATCCTGATCCGAATCGCCTGGAAAAGGAACCGCTATGATGACCGGGCCGGATTCACAGAAGTAGAAGAGCTTGCATCCTCCAGCACCACCTCAACGGGGTTAAACCTATGA
- a CDS encoding DnaJ C-terminal domain-containing protein: protein MPDVKDYYKILGVSEDADAEAIKKAYRKRARIYHPDRNPDDPKAEERFKEVQEAYEVLSNPQKRQAYDRMRKNPFGSFFGDAYTTRNGGRYYRAPDGSYVRVDPEGGGESFGFGDLFGGLGELFKGVFGGGEAASGKARADLDRHLTVNLPFEQALRGGKVEITLPGGQKGRIAYPKGVRDGFRVRLRGRGAAGPTGRRGDVYVTFKVAEDPRFRREGNDLHTRVRIGLFEALFGTTRSLEHPTGKRIKVTIPKGTQPGERLRLRGQGVATDEGTGDLYVEVEVTLPKHLTPEQEATLRDAARRAGLL from the coding sequence ATGCCTGACGTCAAAGATTATTACAAGATCCTCGGGGTGAGTGAGGACGCCGACGCGGAGGCCATCAAGAAGGCCTACCGCAAGCGGGCGCGTATTTATCACCCGGACCGGAACCCGGACGACCCGAAGGCCGAGGAGCGCTTCAAGGAGGTGCAGGAGGCCTACGAGGTGCTCTCCAACCCGCAGAAGCGCCAGGCCTACGACCGGATGCGGAAAAACCCCTTCGGGAGCTTCTTCGGCGACGCGTACACCACCCGCAACGGAGGGCGCTATTACCGGGCGCCGGACGGCAGCTACGTGCGGGTGGATCCCGAGGGCGGCGGCGAGTCGTTCGGCTTCGGCGACCTGTTCGGCGGGCTGGGCGAGCTGTTCAAGGGCGTCTTCGGGGGCGGGGAAGCCGCTTCGGGCAAGGCCCGTGCCGACCTCGACCGGCACCTGACCGTGAACCTCCCGTTTGAACAAGCCCTCCGGGGCGGCAAGGTCGAGATCACGTTGCCCGGCGGCCAGAAGGGCCGCATCGCCTACCCGAAGGGCGTGCGCGACGGCTTCCGCGTGCGGCTGCGCGGGCGGGGGGCCGCCGGCCCCACCGGCCGGCGCGGCGACGTCTACGTGACGTTCAAGGTGGCCGAGGACCCGCGCTTCCGCCGCGAGGGGAACGACCTGCACACGCGCGTCCGGATCGGCCTCTTCGAAGCCCTCTTCGGCACGACCCGCTCCCTCGAACATCCCACGGGGAAGCGCATCAAGGTGACGATCCCGAAGGGCACCCAGCCGGGCGAACGGCTCCGCCTGCGCGGGCAGGGCGTAGCCACGGACGAGGGCACGGGCGACCTCTACGTGGAGGTGGAGGTGACGCTCCCGAAGCACCTGACGCCCGAACAGGAAGCCACGCTCCGCGATGCCGCCCGCCGCGCCGGGCTGCTGTGA
- the accC gene encoding acetyl-CoA carboxylase biotin carboxylase subunit: protein MTHRPIQKVLIANRGEIAVRVIRTCRELGLATVAVFSEPDRTAPHVRLADEAYLLGPAPSAQSYLVQEKILEVARRSGADAVHPGYGFLSENADFAEACAAAGLVFIGPPPAAIRAMGDKTAARRLMEKAGVPMAPGTTDAIDDPDEAARIAEAIGYPVLIKAAAGGGGKGMRIVETPSEFRRTMEAARREAQAAFGDGRVFIEKYIVEPRHIEFQILADAHGNVVHLFERECSIQRRHQKVIEEAPSSVLTPEVRARMGEAAVQAARSCGYVNAGTVEFLVDRDLNFYFMEMNTRLQVEHPVTEWITGLDLVAEQIRIAEGAPLGYTQADLSIHGHAIECRVYAEDPENNFLPAPGPLHRHVPPSGFGVRVDAGVEQGGEVLIHYDPMISKLTTWGRTREEAIRRMRRALDEYEVAGVRTTIPFCRFVMDHEAFCSGRFSTHFVAEHFDPKHLAPDDPALDAAAALAAVLYRA, encoded by the coding sequence ATGACACACCGGCCCATCCAAAAGGTTCTCATTGCCAACCGGGGCGAGATCGCCGTCCGGGTCATCCGCACGTGCCGGGAGCTGGGGCTGGCCACGGTGGCCGTCTTCAGCGAGCCCGACCGCACCGCGCCGCACGTGCGCCTGGCCGACGAGGCCTACCTGCTGGGGCCGGCGCCCTCGGCACAGTCGTACCTGGTGCAGGAGAAGATCCTGGAGGTGGCCCGCCGCAGCGGCGCCGACGCCGTCCACCCCGGCTACGGCTTCCTCTCGGAGAATGCGGACTTCGCCGAGGCGTGCGCGGCGGCGGGCCTCGTCTTCATCGGTCCCCCCCCGGCGGCCATCCGGGCCATGGGCGACAAGACGGCGGCCCGGCGGCTCATGGAGAAGGCCGGCGTCCCGATGGCCCCCGGCACCACCGACGCCATCGACGACCCGGACGAGGCCGCCCGCATCGCCGAGGCCATCGGCTACCCGGTGCTCATCAAGGCGGCGGCCGGGGGCGGGGGCAAGGGCATGCGCATCGTGGAGACGCCGTCGGAGTTCCGCCGGACGATGGAGGCCGCCCGCCGCGAGGCCCAGGCCGCCTTCGGCGACGGGCGCGTCTTCATCGAGAAATACATCGTGGAGCCCCGGCACATCGAGTTCCAGATCCTGGCCGACGCGCACGGCAACGTGGTGCACCTGTTCGAGCGTGAGTGCTCCATCCAGCGGCGCCACCAGAAGGTCATCGAGGAGGCCCCCTCGTCGGTGCTCACACCCGAGGTGCGGGCGCGGATGGGCGAGGCCGCCGTGCAGGCCGCCCGCTCGTGCGGCTACGTCAACGCCGGCACCGTCGAGTTCCTGGTCGACCGCGACCTGAACTTCTACTTCATGGAGATGAACACGCGCCTGCAGGTGGAGCACCCGGTGACGGAGTGGATCACGGGGCTGGACTTGGTGGCCGAGCAGATCCGCATCGCCGAGGGGGCGCCGCTGGGCTACACGCAGGCCGACCTGTCGATCCACGGCCACGCCATCGAGTGTCGCGTCTACGCCGAGGACCCGGAGAACAACTTCCTCCCGGCGCCCGGCCCGCTGCACCGGCACGTGCCGCCCTCGGGCTTCGGCGTGCGCGTGGATGCGGGCGTGGAGCAGGGGGGCGAGGTGCTCATCCACTACGACCCCATGATCTCGAAGCTGACCACGTGGGGCCGCACGCGCGAGGAAGCCATCCGCCGCATGCGTCGCGCCCTGGACGAGTACGAGGTCGCCGGCGTGCGCACCACCATCCCCTTCTGCCGCTTCGTGATGGACCACGAGGCCTTCTGCAGCGGCCGCTTCTCCACCCATTTCGTCGCCGAGCACTTCGACCCGAAGCACCTTGCGCCGGACGACCCCGCGCTCGACGCGGCGGCGGCGCTGGCGGCCGTGCTCTACCGCGC
- a CDS encoding helix-turn-helix transcriptional regulator — MHXPPPHDPFERLTHLVAAYHATELRPPQPGDPADVRAYLATLNRHLFDPAWTLRRIEQSAGLCDHNVELRFARHVGQSAGAYRRRHRMELAKRLLRDEGLQSVPVVHIALAVGYTRHDTFTRAFRRYTGTTPDRYRKTT, encoded by the coding sequence ATGCATSMCCCCCCCCCGCATGATCCTTTTGAACGGCTGACGCACCTCGTGGCGGCCTATCACGCGACGGAACTGCGGCCTCCGCAGCCCGGCGACCCCGCCGACGTCCGCGCGTACCTGGCGACGCTCAACCGCCACCTCTTCGATCCGGCCTGGACGCTCCGCCGGATCGAGCAGAGTGCGGGACTCTGCGACCACAACGTCGAGCTACGCTTCGCCCGGCACGTCGGGCAGTCCGCCGGGGCATACCGGCGCCGCCACCGGATGGAACTGGCAAAACGCTTGCTCCGGGATGAGGGGTTACAGAGCGTGCCGGTCGTTCACATCGCCCTGGCCGTGGGCTACACGCGGCACGACACGTTCACACGGGCCTTCCGGCGCTACACGGGCACGACGCCGGATCGATACCGGAAGACGACTTGA
- a CDS encoding PD40 domain-containing protein, with product MKQNLFLILFLIFFGACDTSAPQREGFLAEPGPILFISDESGTSQLYSMQPDGSDVRQLTDDPDFPIGRAVWSPEGSKIVLEGPQEALHYGPALYVVNADGTGRYRLTRTVTPEHLANGERPVWSPDGRRIAFRRIMIPEALGILDIYVVDVGGANEQRVTDTPNILEYIGAWMPEGYLLGDIFDYSYRDSLGRAAENGRLVALDLDGTYQWTWGQKGEVVKGAILSPDGSKIAFNVRIQLETDFGNGVVARDVQEEVHVMDVDGANRRQLTHSEHKYLWPVAWSPDGTSLLVQAGTPPGQGSERILIVPLDGSGPVDITPCQGTFHFCYPTSWKRR from the coding sequence ATGAAACAGAATCTCTTCCTTATTCTATTTCTGATCTTTTTTGGGGCGTGTGACACCAGTGCTCCCCAACGGGAGGGGTTTCTAGCCGAGCCGGGGCCGATTCTGTTCATCTCCGACGAGAGCGGTACGAGCCAGCTCTACAGCATGCAGCCCGACGGCTCCGACGTGCGCCAGCTCACCGACGACCCAGACTTTCCCATTGGCCGTGCTGTCTGGTCGCCGGAGGGGTCGAAGATCGTACTCGAAGGCCCGCAGGAAGCGCTGCACTATGGCCCGGCCCTCTACGTAGTGAACGCTGACGGGACAGGGCGTTACCGGCTGACGCGTACCGTAACGCCGGAGCACCTGGCCAACGGAGAGCGTCCGGTCTGGTCGCCGGACGGTCGCCGCATCGCCTTCCGGCGCATCATGATTCCGGAGGCGCTGGGCATCCTGGACATCTACGTGGTGGACGTAGGCGGTGCCAACGAGCAGCGTGTGACTGACACACCGAACATCCTCGAATACATCGGTGCCTGGATGCCGGAGGGCTATCTGCTAGGAGACATCTTCGACTATTCTTACCGAGACTCACTGGGACGAGCGGCTGAGAACGGAAGACTGGTGGCGCTTGACCTTGATGGTACCTACCAGTGGACTTGGGGGCAGAAAGGAGAAGTGGTTAAAGGAGCTATCCTTTCTCCAGACGGCAGCAAGATCGCTTTCAATGTACGGATACAGCTAGAGACGGACTTTGGAAATGGCGTGGTGGCTCGGGACGTACAAGAGGAGGTTCACGTGATGGATGTGGACGGTGCGAACCGGCGACAACTGACCCACAGTGAACACAAGTACCTATGGCCGGTGGCTTGGTCACCTGACGGCACAAGCCTTCTGGTACAGGCCGGCACGCCTCCCGGTCAGGGGTCCGAACGCATCCTGATCGTGCCGCTCGATGGTAGCGGGCCGGTCGACATCACGCCGTGCCAGGGCACTTTCCACTTCTGTTACCCTACCAGTTGGAAAAGGAGGTAA